From Chelatococcus sp. YT9, a single genomic window includes:
- a CDS encoding TIGR03808 family TAT-translocated repetitive protein: MVTVTSLNAVDYGVTPNTGTDQSLSLKNAVDAAAAQGLPLFIPDGTYHVGEIVIDRPVEIIGSPAGTKLLPFGTTATCCLRVQPLPGNSEIGRVTIRDMVVDGTDTPFPPGNIINGLISVDSCRSIHIENCQTLNSNGSGIYLYKSQGKVTGCTSSNSLSFGIFLIDSIGMIISTNILTQNRNNGIGVWRYIRSFDGSIIQDNKISNTDNVAGGTGQYGNGISSFRAGGITIAGNNISGSSLSAIRVNSCDDAKVTNNYCYDSKETAIYIEAPDGSSDPTIIYEGGIVTGNIVKYSGFGISVVNVDAGGRRVIVSSNQVIDSEVRTVPYGTGPAQTTGAGIGGQGDVLINGNMVENAAGYAISVYPTNVNTGKLGTQKMFDVVTANTVRNAPGGIALIRADTTYGRILVGGNLITGYATSGDLSGAIVPAVYNGATGVISREPGSTDLGNASSSTLSNVTLYQNYAFN; this comes from the coding sequence ATGGTTACAGTGACATCATTGAATGCAGTTGACTACGGGGTCACACCAAACACTGGCACTGATCAGTCACTGTCATTGAAGAATGCCGTGGATGCCGCAGCAGCTCAAGGACTTCCACTCTTCATACCAGATGGCACATACCACGTTGGTGAAATCGTTATCGATCGGCCCGTGGAGATCATCGGAAGCCCGGCGGGAACGAAACTGCTGCCTTTTGGAACCACAGCGACCTGTTGTCTGCGCGTCCAGCCGCTTCCAGGGAACAGTGAGATCGGGCGGGTGACGATACGGGATATGGTCGTCGACGGCACCGACACGCCCTTTCCCCCGGGCAACATAATAAACGGGCTGATCAGCGTGGATTCATGCCGATCCATCCATATTGAGAATTGTCAGACGCTCAATTCCAACGGATCGGGAATTTATCTCTATAAATCGCAGGGAAAGGTGACGGGCTGCACGTCAAGCAACAGCCTTTCATTTGGTATATTTTTGATTGATTCCATTGGAATGATCATATCGACCAATATACTGACCCAAAACAGGAACAATGGCATTGGGGTTTGGCGATATATACGCAGTTTCGACGGATCGATCATCCAGGATAATAAAATCAGCAATACGGATAATGTCGCCGGGGGAACAGGCCAATACGGGAATGGCATATCGAGCTTTCGCGCGGGTGGAATAACGATAGCCGGCAATAATATTTCCGGATCGTCCCTGTCCGCGATCCGTGTGAATAGCTGCGATGATGCAAAGGTCACAAACAATTATTGTTATGATTCGAAAGAAACAGCGATTTATATCGAAGCGCCGGACGGGTCAAGTGACCCCACTATCATCTATGAGGGCGGAATAGTCACCGGTAACATCGTCAAATATTCAGGCTTTGGAATAAGCGTCGTCAATGTCGATGCCGGGGGTCGCCGCGTCATCGTATCATCCAATCAAGTCATTGACTCGGAAGTAAGAACCGTTCCCTACGGAACCGGCCCGGCGCAGACGACTGGCGCTGGCATCGGCGGCCAGGGCGATGTCCTGATCAACGGGAACATGGTGGAGAATGCGGCAGGATACGCGATCTCCGTCTATCCGACCAACGTCAATACCGGAAAATTGGGAACACAGAAGATGTTCGATGTCGTGACGGCCAACACCGTCCGAAACGCCCCTGGCGGCATCGCACTGATCCGCGCGGACACGACCTACGGTCGAATTCTTGTCGGCGGCAACCTGATTACGGGCTACGCGACATCCGGCGACCTGTCCGGCGCTATCGTTCCCGCCGTCTACAACGGCGCGACCGGGGTCATCAGCCGGGAACCGGGCTCGACGGATCTTGGAAATGCGAGTTCCTCCACCCTGAGCAACGTCACCCTCTACCAGAACTACGCCTTCAATTGA
- a CDS encoding DUF599 family protein, which yields MADYVGLVFFIAAWLGYRFMVEDSRFATRGLNSRMHRVRHLWMQQMLSRDLRMIDTAIMGTLQNGAAFFASSSIIALGGALALLRSGDEALAFLADLPMSVPVSRAAWEVKVIGLVVIFGYTFFKFAWSYRLFNYAAILMGATPMAIDRERPEAMLAARRAANMSIAAARHFNRGQRSIFFALAYLGWFINPYALMLTTSGVLAVMWRRQFSSEALAALGPDDDLRPGDSDARDG from the coding sequence GTGGCCGACTATGTGGGGCTGGTGTTCTTCATCGCGGCCTGGCTTGGCTATCGCTTCATGGTGGAAGATAGCCGCTTCGCGACGCGCGGCCTCAACAGCCGGATGCATCGTGTCCGCCACCTCTGGATGCAGCAGATGCTCTCGCGGGACCTGCGCATGATCGATACCGCGATCATGGGGACCTTGCAGAACGGCGCGGCTTTTTTCGCATCGAGCTCCATCATCGCGCTCGGCGGCGCGCTGGCATTGCTGCGCTCCGGCGACGAGGCGCTCGCCTTTCTCGCCGATCTGCCGATGAGCGTTCCCGTTTCGCGGGCGGCCTGGGAGGTGAAGGTCATCGGCCTTGTCGTCATCTTCGGCTATACGTTCTTCAAATTCGCCTGGTCATATCGCCTCTTCAACTATGCCGCGATCCTCATGGGTGCGACGCCGATGGCCATTGACCGCGAACGGCCCGAGGCGATGCTGGCCGCGCGCCGCGCCGCTAACATGAGCATCGCGGCGGCCCGCCATTTCAACCGCGGCCAACGTTCCATCTTCTTTGCGCTTGCCTATCTCGGCTGGTTCATCAATCCCTATGCGTTGATGCTGACGACCTCAGGCGTTCTCGCCGTGATGTGGCGCCGTCAGTTCTCCTCGGAAGCCTTGGCTGCGCTTGGTCCTGATGACGATCTGCGGCCTGGGGATAGCGATGCGAGGGATGGGTGA
- a CDS encoding DUF3253 domain-containing protein has product MLDLAARCAPGKTFDPTDVARVLAGAAPESWGRIMQPVRRTAVRLAEEGRLVIYRKGKPADPSDFKGVYRLGPPRLD; this is encoded by the coding sequence ATGCTCGATCTCGCCGCGCGCTGCGCGCCCGGCAAGACCTTCGACCCGACCGACGTCGCACGCGTCCTGGCCGGCGCGGCGCCGGAGTCCTGGGGCCGCATCATGCAGCCGGTGCGGCGGACGGCGGTGCGGCTGGCCGAGGAGGGTCGCCTCGTCATCTACCGCAAGGGCAAGCCCGCCGATCCCTCAGATTTCAAGGGCGTCTACCGGCTGGGGCCGCCTCGGCTCGATTGA
- a CDS encoding YdcF family protein: MFFYVSKIIWFLTAPSTLMMATVCLGALLLFTRFFKAGRVLVALGALGFLVFGSSPVPRLMIRELERRFPPAAGDAAASARPVDGIIVLGGALDYRRGQMRLTDAGARVSAALALAHHNPEARVVFTGGHDAILLRSPVSEAEMARDLFQSASLSDSRVIYEGQSRNTHENALFTAKLVTPQPGERWLLVTSAFHMPRAMGTFRAAGFDVEPYPVDFRADDSIDDIRPFRMVSEGLRLTDLTVREAMGLIAYRLKGYTDALLPSPTNGAAAAAAALNRAEAAPAGRRP; the protein is encoded by the coding sequence ATGTTCTTTTACGTATCGAAGATCATCTGGTTCCTGACGGCGCCTTCGACCCTCATGATGGCGACAGTGTGCCTCGGCGCCTTGCTCCTGTTTACGCGGTTCTTCAAGGCGGGCCGGGTTCTTGTCGCGCTCGGCGCGCTCGGGTTTCTCGTGTTCGGCTCGAGCCCGGTGCCCCGCCTGATGATCCGGGAGCTCGAGCGCCGCTTTCCGCCCGCCGCGGGGGACGCCGCCGCATCGGCGCGGCCGGTTGACGGCATCATCGTGCTCGGCGGTGCGCTGGACTATCGGCGCGGTCAGATGCGCCTCACCGACGCGGGGGCTCGTGTGTCAGCCGCGCTGGCCCTCGCCCACCACAATCCCGAAGCGCGCGTCGTCTTCACCGGGGGGCACGATGCCATTCTCCTGCGCTCGCCCGTATCGGAAGCCGAGATGGCGCGCGATCTCTTCCAGTCAGCATCGCTGTCCGACAGTCGCGTGATCTACGAGGGCCAGTCGCGCAATACGCACGAGAACGCCCTCTTCACCGCGAAGCTGGTGACACCGCAGCCCGGCGAGCGCTGGCTTCTCGTCACCTCCGCCTTCCACATGCCGCGTGCGATGGGCACGTTCCGCGCCGCCGGCTTCGATGTGGAGCCCTATCCTGTCGATTTCCGCGCCGACGACAGCATCGACGACATCAGGCCCTTCCGGATGGTCTCCGAGGGGCTGCGCCTCACCGACCTCACCGTGCGCGAGGCCATGGGGCTGATCGCCTATCGCCTCAAGGGCTATACGGATGCGCTCCTGCCCTCCCCGACCAACGGCGCGGCAGCGGCAGCGGCAGCGCTCAATCGAGCCGAGGCGGCCCCAGCCGGTAGACGCCCTTGA
- a CDS encoding lysozyme inhibitor LprI family protein, with protein sequence MIPPPVRAIGSPMKCFGPTIFAIACLAAASAFAGEENKGVNAFGLTPKLVAAQSDSEVIESCLAGSAESPYACIGSVAVVCVKLTMPQGTRHEASCTERERTVWQTRLEASITEVNRSLPASARKRFATLQRAWQNYYTLKCDFMSDDLPQERSATMQKGCQLREIAARSIEVERYLKHQKKRQRS encoded by the coding sequence ATGATCCCGCCTCCTGTCCGGGCTATAGGCTCGCCCATGAAGTGCTTCGGCCCCACCATTTTCGCCATCGCCTGCCTCGCCGCCGCCAGTGCGTTCGCGGGCGAGGAGAACAAGGGCGTCAACGCTTTCGGGCTTACGCCGAAGCTCGTCGCAGCCCAGTCGGACAGCGAGGTCATCGAATCCTGCCTCGCCGGCAGCGCCGAATCCCCCTACGCCTGCATTGGATCCGTCGCTGTCGTCTGCGTGAAGCTGACCATGCCTCAGGGAACACGGCACGAAGCCTCCTGCACCGAGCGTGAACGCACGGTCTGGCAGACGCGGCTGGAGGCATCCATCACAGAGGTCAACCGCTCTCTTCCGGCCAGCGCGCGCAAGCGCTTCGCCACGCTGCAGCGTGCTTGGCAGAACTATTACACGCTGAAATGCGACTTCATGAGCGACGACCTACCGCAGGAGCGCTCGGCAACGATGCAGAAGGGATGTCAGTTGCGCGAGATCGCCGCCCGTTCCATTGAGGTCGAGCGTTATCTCAAGCACCAGAAGAAAAGGCAGCGCAGCTGA
- a CDS encoding aldo/keto reductase has product MATVAYPTVHANGANMPVLGLGTWQSRNDEASAAVEAALQNGYRHIDTAIAYDNEEAVGEGLRSAGVPRESIFITTKVPPEQIGSGALERATEASLKRLKLDYVDLVLIHWPNPSIPLKESMRALNAAKREGLARHIGVSNFPVALVEEAVHHSTEPLATNQCEYHPRLDQSAVLAACRRHGIAFTSYAPLGRTKILADPVIAAISERTERTPAQVVLRWHIQQPEVVAIPKSQSPDRIVENSRIFDFALDDDDMAAISALARPDGRLINPSWGPQWDGPK; this is encoded by the coding sequence ATGGCCACTGTCGCGTATCCCACCGTTCACGCCAACGGCGCCAACATGCCGGTCCTCGGACTCGGCACCTGGCAATCCCGCAATGACGAGGCCTCCGCGGCGGTCGAAGCAGCGCTCCAGAACGGCTATCGGCACATCGACACCGCGATAGCCTATGACAACGAGGAGGCCGTCGGCGAAGGGCTGCGCTCCGCAGGCGTACCGCGCGAGAGTATTTTCATCACCACGAAGGTGCCTCCCGAGCAGATCGGCTCTGGCGCGCTGGAGCGCGCGACCGAAGCAAGCCTCAAGCGACTGAAGCTCGACTATGTCGATCTCGTCCTCATCCATTGGCCCAATCCATCAATTCCCCTCAAGGAATCGATGCGGGCCCTGAACGCCGCGAAACGCGAAGGTCTCGCGCGTCATATCGGGGTGTCCAACTTCCCCGTGGCACTCGTGGAGGAAGCGGTCCACCACAGCACCGAGCCGCTCGCCACGAATCAGTGCGAGTATCATCCGCGTCTCGACCAGAGCGCGGTGCTTGCGGCCTGCCGGCGTCATGGGATCGCATTCACCTCCTACGCTCCCCTTGGCCGGACGAAGATTCTCGCAGATCCAGTGATCGCGGCGATCTCTGAACGGACAGAACGGACCCCAGCGCAGGTCGTGCTACGCTGGCATATCCAGCAGCCCGAGGTGGTCGCCATCCCGAAGTCCCAATCTCCAGATCGCATTGTGGAGAACAGTCGCATCTTCGATTTCGCGCTCGATGACGACGACATGGCGGCGATCTCGGCCCTGGCACGGCCCGACGGACGGCTGATCAACCCAAGCTGGGGACCACAATGGGACGGCCCGAAATAG
- a CDS encoding aspartyl/asparaginyl beta-hydroxylase domain-containing protein gives MSSPATTDQTNGAPAPEAKQTFGTEGIAPMERASLVTRILMGIVGWAEGLNLKYSKVGNPPVYDKATFPWAFEIEKEAHLIRAELDKVLLRQSELPSFQDISTDVKTISQDTGWKTFFLAGYGLKSENNIKQCPETWRIVQKIPGLKTAMFSIFEPGKHLPAHRGPYNGVLRLHVGLIVPEPRDKLAIRVDKQICHWEEGKALIFDDAFNHEAWNHTDKTRVVLFVDFVKPLRFPARLVNWALLNIAIFTPFIREGLDNHNEWEKRFYAEAEALRNKAS, from the coding sequence ATGAGCTCACCTGCAACGACGGACCAGACGAACGGCGCTCCGGCGCCGGAAGCCAAGCAGACCTTCGGGACGGAGGGGATCGCGCCGATGGAGCGCGCGAGCCTGGTGACCCGCATTCTCATGGGCATCGTCGGTTGGGCCGAGGGGCTGAACCTCAAGTATTCCAAGGTCGGCAACCCGCCTGTCTACGACAAGGCCACGTTCCCCTGGGCATTCGAGATCGAGAAGGAAGCCCATCTCATTCGTGCCGAGCTGGATAAGGTTCTGCTGCGCCAGAGCGAGCTGCCGTCGTTCCAGGACATTTCGACGGACGTGAAAACGATCAGTCAGGATACGGGCTGGAAGACGTTCTTTCTCGCCGGCTACGGGCTGAAGTCCGAAAACAATATCAAGCAATGCCCGGAAACCTGGCGCATCGTGCAGAAGATCCCGGGATTGAAGACGGCCATGTTCTCGATCTTCGAGCCCGGCAAGCACCTGCCGGCCCATCGCGGTCCTTACAATGGCGTGCTGCGCCTGCATGTCGGCCTGATCGTTCCGGAGCCACGAGACAAGCTCGCCATCCGCGTCGACAAGCAGATCTGCCATTGGGAAGAAGGCAAGGCGCTGATCTTCGACGACGCCTTCAATCACGAGGCTTGGAATCACACGGACAAGACCCGTGTGGTCCTGTTCGTCGATTTCGTGAAGCCTCTGCGCTTCCCTGCGCGCCTAGTCAACTGGGCGCTCCTGAACATCGCGATTTTCACACCCTTCATTCGGGAAGGGCTCGACAACCACAACGAATGGGAAAAGCGTTTCTATGCGGAGGCGGAAGCGCTCCGCAACAAGGCTAGCTGA
- a CDS encoding isovaleryl-CoA dehydrogenase — protein sequence MAPGAFSGRGFGLGFDLGETADAIRETVHSFAASEIAPRAEEIDRSNIFPRDLWPAMGSLGLHGITVEEEYGGAGLGYLEHCIAMEEVSRASASVGLSYGAHSNLCVNQIRRNGSPAQKERYLPKLITGEHVGALAMSEPGAGSDVVSMKTRAEKRGDRYILNGNKMWITNGPVADTLVVYAKTDPAAGPRGITAFLIEKEMAGFATAQKLDKLGMRGSDTCELIFQDCEVPAENVLGTEGEGVRVLMSGLDYERAVLAAGPIGIMQACLDVVLPYVHERKQFGQSIGEFQLVQGKLADMYVTTNAARAYVYAVARACDRGETTRQDAAGAILYAAERATQCALDAIQLLGGNGYINDYPTGRLLRDAKLYEIGAGTSEIRRMLIGRELFSQTA from the coding sequence ATGGCGCCCGGCGCATTTTCGGGACGGGGTTTCGGGCTCGGATTTGACCTCGGTGAGACCGCCGACGCCATCCGCGAGACGGTACACAGCTTTGCGGCATCTGAAATCGCCCCCCGTGCCGAAGAGATCGATCGCAGCAACATCTTCCCGCGTGACCTCTGGCCCGCCATGGGCTCCCTCGGCCTCCACGGCATCACCGTCGAGGAGGAGTACGGCGGCGCGGGTCTCGGCTATCTCGAGCATTGCATCGCGATGGAAGAGGTTTCGCGGGCATCGGCGTCGGTCGGTCTGAGCTACGGCGCTCACTCAAATCTCTGCGTCAACCAGATCCGTCGCAACGGCAGCCCGGCGCAGAAGGAGCGTTACCTGCCGAAGCTCATCACCGGCGAGCATGTCGGAGCTCTCGCCATGTCGGAGCCTGGCGCGGGCTCCGACGTCGTGTCGATGAAAACCCGCGCCGAGAAGCGCGGCGACCGCTACATCCTCAACGGCAACAAGATGTGGATCACCAACGGGCCTGTGGCGGACACGCTGGTGGTCTATGCGAAGACGGATCCGGCGGCGGGACCTCGCGGGATCACCGCGTTCCTGATCGAGAAGGAGATGGCGGGCTTCGCCACCGCGCAGAAGCTCGACAAGCTCGGGATGCGTGGGTCCGATACCTGCGAATTGATTTTCCAGGATTGCGAGGTGCCGGCGGAGAACGTGCTAGGCACCGAAGGTGAAGGCGTCAGGGTGCTGATGTCGGGCCTCGATTATGAACGCGCGGTGCTCGCCGCAGGTCCCATCGGGATCATGCAGGCCTGCCTCGATGTCGTCCTGCCCTATGTGCATGAGCGCAAACAGTTCGGGCAGTCTATCGGCGAGTTCCAGCTCGTCCAGGGCAAGCTCGCGGACATGTACGTCACCACGAATGCAGCGCGTGCTTATGTCTATGCGGTGGCTCGCGCTTGCGACCGCGGCGAGACCACCCGCCAGGATGCAGCTGGCGCCATCCTCTATGCCGCCGAGCGCGCCACCCAGTGCGCGCTCGATGCCATCCAGCTTCTCGGCGGCAATGGCTACATCAACGATTATCCGACCGGACGGCTTCTGCGCGACGCCAAGCTTTACGAGATCGGAGCTGGCACGAGTGAGATCCGACGCATGCTGATCGGCCGCGAATTGTTTTCTCAAACAGCTTGA
- a CDS encoding GH25 family lysozyme, translated as MLAFSSSTLRKALSVAVALVVSACAGPARDPVPEDYPIHGIDVSRWQGDIDWNAVRRGGVYFAWIKSTEGGDHKDPKFEENWYAAKAAGVPRGAYHFTYWCRPAREQVEWFKQVVPYDPEALPPVLDVEWNGHSKTCPKTIPRAQARAEMRIMLEEMERAYGKRPVIYTDITFFNDVIKDDFEAYPIWVRSIRRYPTSRFDHRNWWFWQYTAVGQVPGIKEKVDRNAFFGTASMWEKFLNGTL; from the coding sequence ATGCTCGCGTTTTCCTCCTCCACCCTTCGTAAAGCCCTCTCCGTGGCCGTCGCCCTTGTCGTCAGCGCCTGCGCTGGACCGGCACGCGATCCCGTCCCGGAGGACTACCCCATCCACGGCATCGACGTGTCGCGCTGGCAGGGCGACATCGACTGGAACGCCGTGCGACGAGGCGGGGTCTATTTCGCCTGGATCAAGTCGACCGAGGGCGGCGACCACAAGGATCCCAAGTTCGAAGAGAACTGGTATGCGGCGAAGGCGGCAGGCGTACCGCGCGGCGCTTATCACTTCACGTACTGGTGCCGGCCGGCGCGTGAACAGGTCGAGTGGTTCAAACAGGTCGTCCCGTACGATCCCGAAGCACTGCCGCCGGTTCTCGATGTGGAGTGGAACGGCCATTCCAAGACCTGCCCGAAAACCATTCCGCGCGCTCAAGCACGAGCGGAAATGCGTATCATGCTGGAGGAGATGGAGCGCGCCTACGGTAAGCGGCCGGTGATCTACACGGACATCACGTTCTTCAACGACGTGATCAAGGATGACTTCGAGGCCTACCCGATCTGGGTCCGCAGCATCCGCCGCTATCCCACGAGCCGCTTCGACCACAGGAACTGGTGGTTCTGGCAGTATACAGCGGTGGGCCAGGTGCCGGGCATCAAGGAAAAGGTGGATCGCAACGCCTTCTTCGGCACGGCCTCGATGTGGGAAAAGTTCCTCAACGGAACGCTCTGA
- the mgtE gene encoding magnesium transporter, with protein sequence MSDVRDTTAEANSFRNAEGEIWPSVIERASTAIRAGDGNDLRDLVEDLHEADVGSLLEALQPDDRPRLISLLGKDFDFTALTEVDDTVREEILEELSNDEVAEGVRDLDVDDAVYILEDLDHDDQAEILEKLPALERIALQRSLDYPEESAGRRMQTDCIAVPPFWSVRQTVDYIRDTPDLPDTFYEVFIVDPAHRLLGAVPLDKLMRARWGDRIDTIATEDHQRVHATDDQEKVALLMQHYNLVSVPVVDDSERLVGVMMVDDIVDVLDEEADEDLKALGGVKADEELSDSVWNTVKGRFPWLFANLLTALVSATVIDTFEASIQAMVALAVLMPIVASMGGNAGTQTMTVTVRAIATRQLGRANAWRVIRREMTVGLMNGVGFALLLGTMAALWSGVPGLGVIIGLALMIVLTAAAIGGILIPLALHRFKIDPAVSSGPFVTTVTDVIGFFSFLGIATLWLSRS encoded by the coding sequence ATGTCTGACGTCAGAGACACGACGGCTGAGGCGAATAGTTTTCGCAACGCGGAAGGGGAGATCTGGCCCTCCGTCATCGAGCGCGCCTCGACGGCAATACGCGCGGGCGACGGCAATGATCTGCGCGACCTGGTGGAAGACCTCCACGAAGCAGACGTCGGTTCCCTGCTCGAAGCGCTCCAGCCGGACGACCGTCCCCGCCTCATCAGCCTGCTCGGCAAGGATTTCGACTTCACCGCCCTCACCGAGGTCGACGACACTGTCCGCGAGGAAATCCTCGAGGAGTTGTCGAACGACGAGGTCGCCGAGGGCGTTCGCGATCTCGACGTCGACGATGCCGTCTATATTCTCGAGGATCTCGACCACGACGACCAGGCCGAGATCCTGGAGAAGCTGCCGGCGCTGGAACGGATCGCGCTCCAGCGCAGCCTCGACTATCCTGAGGAATCGGCCGGCCGCCGCATGCAGACGGACTGCATCGCCGTGCCTCCCTTCTGGAGCGTCCGGCAGACGGTCGACTACATCCGCGACACGCCGGATCTCCCCGACACCTTCTACGAAGTGTTCATCGTCGATCCCGCTCACCGCCTGCTCGGCGCCGTCCCCCTCGACAAGCTGATGCGGGCGCGGTGGGGCGATCGCATCGACACCATCGCCACCGAAGACCACCAGCGCGTCCATGCGACCGACGACCAGGAGAAAGTCGCGCTCCTGATGCAGCACTACAACCTCGTCTCCGTACCCGTCGTCGATGACAGCGAGCGCCTGGTCGGCGTCATGATGGTCGACGACATCGTCGACGTGCTCGACGAGGAGGCGGACGAGGACCTGAAGGCGCTAGGCGGCGTCAAGGCCGACGAAGAGCTGTCCGACAGCGTTTGGAATACGGTCAAGGGCCGTTTCCCCTGGCTGTTCGCCAATCTCCTCACCGCCCTCGTCTCCGCGACCGTCATCGACACTTTCGAAGCCTCGATCCAGGCCATGGTGGCGCTCGCCGTGCTGATGCCGATCGTGGCGTCCATGGGCGGCAACGCCGGCACCCAGACCATGACGGTGACCGTGCGCGCCATCGCAACGCGCCAGCTCGGGCGGGCCAATGCCTGGCGCGTCATCCGCCGCGAGATGACCGTGGGGCTGATGAACGGCGTCGGCTTCGCGCTCCTGCTCGGCACCATGGCCGCGCTCTGGTCCGGCGTCCCGGGCCTCGGCGTCATCATCGGGCTAGCCCTCATGATCGTGCTGACCGCCGCGGCCATTGGCGGCATCCTCATCCCCCTCGCGCTTCACCGCTTCAAGATCGATCCGGCGGTATCATCAGGCCCCTTCGTCACAACTGTCACCGATGTGATCGGATTCTTTTCATTTCTTGGCATCGCGACGCTGTGGTTAAGTCGGTCGTAA
- a CDS encoding CAP domain-containing protein, which produces MGLRSLCVLALCLIVVACAGPRPRHAIEEASTRDAPAAAAAISEFRRSQGLGPVVVDSRLNEAALQQAKAMAASDTLSHTIAGDFSSRMQGMGFIWGYSAENLGMGYRDLAGAIRGWQNSPGHRKNLLLPQATRIGLARARGAGKNYWALVLASPDMTPDGRPKL; this is translated from the coding sequence ATGGGATTGAGATCGCTGTGTGTGCTTGCGCTATGTCTGATCGTCGTCGCCTGTGCTGGCCCGCGGCCCCGCCATGCGATCGAGGAAGCCAGCACCCGTGATGCGCCGGCAGCCGCTGCAGCAATCTCCGAATTCCGGCGAAGTCAGGGTCTAGGTCCAGTCGTTGTCGACAGCCGGCTGAATGAAGCCGCCCTCCAGCAGGCGAAGGCCATGGCTGCCAGCGATACGCTGTCTCATACCATTGCCGGGGATTTCTCCAGCCGCATGCAAGGCATGGGCTTCATCTGGGGCTACAGCGCGGAGAACCTTGGCATGGGATACAGGGATCTCGCGGGCGCGATACGCGGATGGCAGAACTCCCCCGGTCATCGCAAGAACCTTCTCCTGCCACAAGCGACCCGTATCGGGCTCGCGCGGGCGCGCGGCGCCGGCAAGAACTACTGGGCACTTGTCCTGGCGAGCCCAGATATGACGCCAGACGGGCGCCCGAAGCTTTAG
- a CDS encoding GNAT family N-acetyltransferase, whose product MGTIEGAPLPVALQLFQSMQSVEGVWRRLEADGSLTPYQRFDFLRAYLTAVPDERRAIAAVGFFAEQRPIALLPLAITRRFGVVTARLIGAELGGSGCLIMGNGSEAHLSAALLRAAFDLVRREIGRLDLVNLKNLPPSWFERQNPLLVLPHWRASDDLYSLAIDDSTFARRIRAKRRANIERGRRRLNELFGPIAIRRATTPAELAAIHAAFLSQRGQRFARMGIDNVFAREEVVSFFLEASRQSFGTERPALCFHALYAGEQIVATACGTFCGSHYSMYINSTAPGPAAKYSLTAILMQELLRELVACGVTSIDMGVGDFPYKLEWTDPVPLFDSVVGTSPLGHMLAPLVMAKGMVKRLVKRNDHLWSIVSQVRLARHRLHHFGERLWERFGQRAASAIAWCSLFDHAVQVL is encoded by the coding sequence GTGGGGACGATCGAGGGGGCACCGTTGCCTGTCGCGCTGCAACTTTTTCAGTCCATGCAATCGGTTGAAGGCGTCTGGCGCAGACTGGAAGCTGACGGCTCTCTCACCCCGTACCAGCGGTTCGATTTTCTGCGGGCTTACCTCACCGCCGTCCCGGACGAGCGCCGGGCTATAGCGGCTGTTGGTTTTTTCGCGGAGCAAAGGCCGATTGCCCTGCTTCCCCTTGCCATCACGAGACGCTTCGGCGTGGTGACGGCTCGGCTGATAGGAGCGGAGCTGGGGGGCAGCGGCTGCTTGATCATGGGAAATGGGTCCGAGGCGCACCTGTCGGCCGCTTTGCTTCGCGCGGCTTTCGACCTTGTGCGGCGCGAGATCGGGCGGCTCGATCTGGTCAATCTGAAGAACTTGCCCCCCTCCTGGTTCGAGCGGCAAAACCCGCTGCTCGTCCTGCCGCATTGGCGGGCATCCGATGATCTCTACAGCCTCGCAATCGATGACAGCACCTTTGCCCGGCGCATCAGGGCCAAGCGTCGCGCCAATATCGAGCGTGGCAGGAGGCGGCTGAACGAATTGTTCGGGCCTATTGCTATCAGGAGGGCAACGACGCCCGCAGAGCTCGCCGCGATCCATGCCGCCTTCTTGTCCCAGCGTGGGCAGCGCTTCGCGCGGATGGGCATCGACAATGTCTTCGCGCGTGAGGAGGTCGTATCCTTCTTCCTCGAAGCGTCGCGCCAGTCGTTCGGCACGGAGCGACCGGCGCTGTGTTTTCATGCGCTCTACGCAGGAGAGCAGATTGTCGCGACAGCCTGCGGCACGTTCTGCGGTTCGCACTACTCCATGTATATCAATTCAACCGCACCGGGGCCCGCCGCAAAATACAGCCTGACAGCCATTCTCATGCAGGAACTCCTGCGCGAACTCGTCGCCTGCGGCGTGACATCCATCGACATGGGCGTGGGCGATTTTCCCTACAAGCTCGAATGGACCGATCCCGTTCCGCTGTTCGACAGCGTCGTGGGCACCAGCCCGCTCGGCCATATGCTCGCGCCTCTTGTCATGGCCAAGGGCATGGTGAAACGCCTCGTCAAACGCAATGACCATCTATGGTCGATCGTCAGTCAGGTCAGACTCGCCCGCCATCGCCTCCATCACTTTGGCGAACGATTGTGGGAGCGCTTCGGTCAACGGGCGGCGAGCGCCATTGCCTGGTGCTCGTTGTTTGATCATGCGGTGCAGGTCCTGTGA